The genomic segment TTCTGAGTCCCCCTTTTTGTCCTTACAATTGTTGTCCCTTCTCTCACTTCATCACCTTAATACATGCTTTTTCCTCAATATGAAACACTGGTTCCTCATTCTGCAGACTTCAATGTAAGTGTCACTTCCTGGAAAAAATCTTCCCCAACAGCCACAACCACCAACAAAATCCTGCCCCAGTCCGAAGCTGCTGCTGCCTTCCTTCCACATCCCCTAGTTCCCCACCAGCATTCTCACACGTCAGTGCTACTGAGTGCGGGGATCATGTTGGTCCTGCTCAAGAttcccagggcctgggggtggcAGAGTGAAGAGGGACTCAGAAACAACTCTGGTAACTGACCCacaacaaaagtttattcttctaACTCAGGTCTCACTCTCTACATTCCCCCGGCTAACTCTGtggaaaatgttaaaaactgTTGAATCTGGGTGCTGCATATACAGTGATCtgtttttgcaatatttttataagtttgaaaattttagggcttaaaaataaagtgagttCTACCTCCATTCCTAATCCTGCCTTTCTTGCTAAATACTTTTCAGCTATAGGATGTCCAGCAACAACCTGTCATAATCATTTTCCCACAATCTGATGGCAGGACCATTGGGCAGAGAGCATCATTCTGTTGCTAGCATAAGGAAGTACTAAAGAACCCTTAGGATTTgctaacaaaaagaaagaagtttcTGCCAACAGCCAGGTACGGGGTTCCCACAAAATCCTGAGATTTTATCCACTTCCTTTGATAGCCTTTCctagagaagaagagaaatgctGTTCAGGtctgagaagaggaggaagaaaaggatgcTGGAAAGGGTGAGCAAGCTGCAGAACAGAGCAGTGATGTATTACGTCACCAGGGGAGCTTAGTTACATTAATTCAGCTTGTTCTGGTGCTGCTGGCCGAGCACGCTCACTTCCCGCAACCACCCACTGTGCCCAAGACAGAACACCACTAACACTGAAGAGAAAGCCCTCATTCAGACAGCCATTCCCAGAAGACTATACACCACAAACAGCTCTCTCTAGTAAAAACCCTGACAAAGACATTAACTTTTGAAGTTCGGGAGATGAAGAAAGTAGAAGTCAACCCCTCACTTCCTagcctctctgttcccttctaAACAGTATTCCTACAGCAGAGAACAGGGACGTCCATGTGGCTGACCTAAGCTCTGACACTTGCCATTACCTCTTGCTGCTTCTCCTCATTGGGGTAGGTGTCTACAAATACTCCCAGCCCCACAAATTTGTCCATGTTTCCAAACACAGGCcctagagagagagaacagatgaTGAACAATGACAAAAAGTCAAGAGTTGAAATAAGAATAATATATCATTAcgatggggaaaaaagcaaaattcaaatgATTCTCAGGCCTCAATTAAGATGAGAAAACGCATGTAAAAGCACCCAGAAAAGTACAGGGCCTGTAACAAGCAGCCAATAAATAGCTGTAGCTTCTACTGAAGgcaggggaaagagaaaaggccaGTGCAACCTTGTTTAGCACTACATCTGCTTCCTGATCCCAACTAGCTGCTAAGGCGCCCCTAAAGAATTCTGCTTCACAAACACTTGGTGACAACCATGCCCCTAGGAGAGATTTGATTTCCCAAGGCTGACTTCTTGTTGCAAAAGAGATCAGGCTGAATCAGCTGGAGTTTGCCATGTGCTTGGGGCTCCCACACAACAGGGAAAAATAGACGCTGTTTTCCTAACTCAGGAGTGCTGAGATCGATCACTGTGAACACCCAGAAGGAATCTGCTCACTCACAGTCATCAGTGTTCGGGAGCGCCAGTGCTTGCACCTAGTCAACAGGCCAGGTCGGGTCCCAAGGAAATCAGAAGGAACTAATAAGCAAGAACTGCCCCAGGATAAGTCAAATTCAGCTCCTTATGAGGATTCAGACCCCACTCTAGAGACTAGACAGGCCAGTCTTCACCCACAGACATCAAGGGAGAGGAAAAATTGCTGGCATTGTGGGGATGTACTCTTCTCAAAAAGAGGGCACATGAGAAagcaggttgggccctgactggtgtggctcaatgggttgggcatcgttctgcaaaccaaaaggttgccatttcaattcctggtcagggcacatgtccctggttgggggtgtacaagaggcaactggtggatgtttctcttgcacttcaatgtttctttccctctcttttcccctcccttactctctctctaaaaataaataaacaaaatcttttaaaaaaagaaaaagaaagaaagcaggtcATTCACCCCCTACACAAAAGCAACCCAGGGTCCCAATACCTGGCTGCATCCGATCCTTTGTGTACCAGATTGCCAAGCCATCCCCATGCAGATTCTTCTTTCCTTGTCCATGGATTCTGAAGTGCACCTGCAATTCCCAGTCTCTCAGGAAACACGGCTGAAGTGAAAAACGCACTGGGATCAGTAACGGGCATGAATGTGAAAGCCCTCGTCAGCAGTCTAGGGAAATATACATGCAGGTAACATGAGGCTAAGGGTTAAAACTTGCTAAGTGTTTGTGCCATAAAGTTAAATAGAGCCATTCAACTGTATTATGAGATTtaatgtaaaaagtaaataaacctcCTCATTTTCTTCAATGTCTCCCAAAAGAAACAGTATAGTACTCTGAAGTGGGAAAAGACACGAGCCCACCACATAAGGCTGTTATCATCCTACACAGATCCAGCAAAGCATCTTAGGCTGTAGAATACAGGTGACTAAAATATCTCATCTGCAGCTTATGAACACCTCTCTGACAGAAATACTCTAAAAAGCTTGAATTTAAAGAAAGGTCAAAGCCCTATTCATtgtgaaagaataagaaaaacaaagtcattttACAAAGGTTTCCAAGAATAATTAACAGACGCTATACATACCTCTAACTAGTCAGACTTGGCTCTATGGCAAGCTAAGGGGTAAGCTGGAGTTCCCATGAGGAGGTATAAGTTACGATCCCTCCAAATCTCATTCTTGTGGTCAGGAAGCATAAATGCACCAAAAGAAAACAACTCCACCCCCACAACAGGGACAGCTTCTGGTGGGAAAACTTTAAGGAGATGGGTGTGAATCAGACTCCTGATTCTATTTTTGAACTGTGTAGCAAACCTTGGAAAAATGGAGGAGGTAAGTACTCTAAATAGTTgaacacttccttttttttcattatttaaaaaaaatttttattgatgacACTATTTTGAACACTTTCAAGTAGAAACCACAGTGGGTATTTGGTTTAGAGAGGCTCCTGGTTAAAGTTCACcatgaaaaaagaagagaaggaagagcagcTAGACCAATAGGATTCAGCCAAAGGCTCTCCAAATAGATTGTCCTGGCTCTCAAGCAACATATTGCTAGAtcattttcagttttcagtttaattttggggaaatcttccaaaaaatgttaatattgggagtacatggtccaaatgaaaggaGTGCAGATACTTctaaattcaccagtgaaacctgAAATCTCTACCAGGTTACCCTACTCTGGTGAACTCAGCCTCTGTGTTGTCATTCTAGGTTCTCATCTTTCTGCTGTTACATTTATATTTCAGGGCAAGAGTGAAGTTCAGTGGCAGGAAGCTAATGGGTGGACATTATGCCCCTGGAAAGAAGGTAGGGCCAGAGAGGTTCACATTGACCCAACAGGTGTCTGCCACTTATCCTTGGCCTCGTGTAGCACAATGCTATACAGTTTTGCTCAGGACTATGTCTAATAGTGGTTCTGAAACTTTGCTGCACATTAGATTCACCTAGTCCTAGAGGGCTTTAAAAAATCCCAATGGCCAAACCACACCCCATTccaattaaattagaatttctgGGGGTGGGATCCAGGCATCAACTCCAATGGACAGCCAAACTTGAGGACCACTGCTCAAACCAGTGCTTCCTATCCACATAACTCAGAAACGAATCCCAAGGTTCTTTCTGATAGCCAGTTATCAAAAAATACAGGCAGcagaaaatccaaaaaaaagaATACTGGAAACTAGACTAGAATTGCTGCTAAGAGTTATGTAGAGACAGCtagcaagagagaagcaaagTACCAAGCCCTGGATACAATCATTTAGTAACTGAGAGACCTCCATCAATGAACCTAATAAGGGATGTAGAACATAACAACGTGCATTTCTGTAACGATTTTAACTTTCCAAAGCTTTTTCATATCTATTCTTGTAACAACCCTGGTGGGCAAGTAGAACAAGAATTATGAAGTGCATCTgacaaatggagaaactgaaaaCTGAGAAGTTAACTAACCCCCTAAGGCTCACAGTGGGTGTGTGATAAACAACGAGATCTGGAACCTGAGTCTTTCAACTGGCAGCCCTTTACCTCTTCTACCAGAACGTACCACCCTACACCGTGTCCAGGAATGAGCTCGCCCTACAGTCTGGGTTAAGGGGCCAGCTTGTGCAAATGGCTCATGCAGAAACTTCTCTTCTCCCTATGCTCCTTCAGTATTCTCTGCACATAATATGAACAGGGAGAAGAAATAGTGCTCTTTTCTGAGATTCAACTTATCTAAAcctaatgataaaaaaaaaaaaaaaaaccatggaaaAGTGAGTTCTTAGCTTATGTGAACCCAAGAGAAAGTATTCAAGGATGACACCAAGGTCATTCCCAAAAGTAAAGTGGTTGTAAAAGACTTAGAAAGAGCCCTGGAAATCAAAAAGAAAGCATCATCTTACACTTGTACGCAATCAGAATGCAGCCACACCAGTAATACTGCATTCGCTTCTTGTCGTCATACCTCAAGAAAGACAATGTAGCTAGAAAAGGTCCTAAGAAGGACAAATAAAATGACCAAGGGCTCAAAGTGGCTttcacaggaaaataaaacttaaaattagaCTCCTCAAACTGAAAtaacaaagggaaagagaaactggAATGAAATTTGagataaatttaaaagacaagtCTTCTACTTTACAAAGCAAAGTAACTAAACATGAATTATTAATCTTCAAGGAGTCATACTATCAAGTCAATAAGGAATTGAAGACATTTCAGAAAACAGAGTCAAAATGAGTTATTTGCTATAATTAGGGCAATAGACAGCATTTCCCTAAATGTCTGATTTCTTTATGAAGGTCATCAAAATCTCTGAAATGAAAACCCCTGATATACCCAGAAGACAGAATACTagaaatgaacagtaaaattaagTCAAAAAGCCCCTGGTGAACTTTCTAGGATTTTGGGGGTCACCAACACAGGAGGGAGGAAGATTCTTACCACCCGGTTCCAGAGCGCACCCTGTTTACTTTGCATATCTGGGGTAAGGCGGATATATTGGGTCATCACCATGGCATTGCCCATCAGATTCCACAATGAGGAACTTCCAGTGCCCACACCTACACAGAGGAAGTAGATCAGTTCATACTTTTCAACACCAATCCATTCAGAAAGCCACCACAAGGTCCTCCGAAAGCTGGAGTCATCATCTGTTTTTCCCCTTCCATGTTAGTCTCCCACCTTCTATCATAAACTTCATATCCTTATGATCTTTACAGCTTCCTTTCACAAAGCCCTACTCAGGTAAAGACCCCAAAGCACATCAGAGCTATCACTTTATCCATGCCACAGTTAACCATTGTTCAAATccattcttcccttttttatATGTGAGTAAATTGTAGcgccatttaaaaaattccctagTTAAACCAAAAAGAGCTTGACCCTCAGGCCTCTGGGGCTTAATCACCTTGTTTCTTTAAACAATCCAAGCACGACTTCACCAGATACCTCAGACTATAAGCCCCTTGGGAATGAGAACTGTGTCTGTATAACCCACAGCATTAGCAGAGACCCACACAGAGGCACTCCATGCACCCTCTAAGTGAATAATCACCCTTAAGAGCAGTGTTAAGGGTGCTTAACAAATGCTCTTGCACTTGGAGTTTGTGTTTGTCTGTTTGCTGTCCCCCTATCCACACTCCAGTGGGGAAACAGGCTTGTATCAAGCCATCTGCACTGATTTGGTCCTCTTTGCAGCCAAGTATATAAATTTTCTGGTTGATAAGCTATCCCTAAGGGCCTATGAACCCTAAACAGAGCAAAGCTACCAGTCTCTTTCATCAGTAGGGTTCCTGGGCTGGAGAACAGGTTTTTTAAACCGCAACAGATTTCTCTTCTGTCTCAGTCCAGCCAAGTTCTACCCCAGTTCTGCCTCCTGCTTTATTTCTAGTACATCTACAGCTCCATCCGGAGACAGGCTCATTGTTACTGGTCCTCCATCACTTGCCCCCCATTCgcagtcccctccccttcccacattCCTCCTGTCCAACACCGAGCTCCCCTCCGTTCAGGCATCCGAGGGCCCAGTTACGACCTGCAGGAAACACCCAGAGCTAAGTGCGGGGCAGTGTGAGgcggggctgagggggtgggggggaggaaggctgacccctgccctgcaggcccGTGGCTCTCAAAAGCAGCAGGAATCCCCATGGGCCCCCTCCCACCGGCGGCAGTTTCCGGACCCGCGAAGCCAGTCGCCGCCCGTCTGTACCGAGGGGCTCAGGTCTTGAAGCCCTCCCCGAGCACGACTACCTAGTCCCGGGTGCCTCACCCTGGTAGGGCTTCGACAGCGAGTGCTCCCGTTTCAAGTACTCGAACGTCTGACCCGCCCCGACTTTTCGGGGCCCCTGCCCAGACCCCAACAAAAGAAGAAGTAGAAACATCCTGGACCCATCCCGAGCCGACAAATGCCgtcgccgccgccaccgccaccaccaccctgAGGGTCCTAAAGTGGCCGCCATCTTTCTCACCACTGTCCCTCCACCAAAACTCCGCCCCGCCTCACAAGCCATTGGCCCATGGTACCATCTGCTCCGCGTCCCATTGGCTCTCGTCAATTCTCGGCCGCCGCAGGTGAGCATCTCATTGATTGGCTGGCTTCATATCAGTTGCCTTGCCAACCCAAGAAGGGGGCGTGGCCAAGTGCCTAGACTGCCTTATTTGCTTTTGTCCTGAGTTCCGCTAGGCCTACTGGTATATGTAGTGATTTTCAGTTTGTCTTTGcaatctaaataaaatttaaggagaTAAAATGTTTCTTCCTGTCCCACACAAACGTTTTAACCTCTCTGCCATAGTACCCTCCTGACTGCGGAACTATCAGGAGAATatagaactgaaaggagaaatagagaaattaCACAATGGAAGTACCTGGAAAATTGTCAGGAAAATTAGCAAATTTATAAAAGACTTGAACAGCACTATCAAACAACTGGACCTGATGACCTTAGTAGAAACTtcacccaacaacagcagaaaaCACATTCTCTTCAAGTGCAAAAGAAACATTTGCCAAGATAGTTTAGGTCAAAAAACAGCAAACTccccccaccatcaccacccccccccccccgcccccgcacacacacaaacacacacacacaaaaccttcACAAActtaaaagaattgaaagcacaTAAATGATGTTCTATTGTGATGGAATTTGACTAGAAATCGGTAACAGAAATATTTTGGAGAAATcccaaatatttgcaaattgaaGAACTCACTTTTAAATAATCCAGGGGGGAGTAGGAGGTACTAGAAGACTTAAGCAAGTCCTCCAAGAAATGGAACAGAGTAATCAATCCTTCACCTGGGTAAACACAATAATACGCCCAGTTCCCAAAGCCAAAAATAGCAACAGTCATCccactttctccttttcctcaccATGCAACCAATAATGAATCAAGTTTTGATGTCTTTATTCCTATTTTGCAAAACCATCACATCCTGTCCATTCTACAATTTCTCTGGAACCACAGCATGTGTCCCTAGTATTGTGTCCCTGGCCACCATCATCCACATGGCCACCCAACTAGTCTAAACCATCTACCATGCTATTTCCTCAGTGTCAAGGTTTAAGTCGAAATTGGTAAAGCTCTTAgagtagtgcctggcacatagtaagcactgtatcattatcatcattattattaacagAGCCCTTTTTGGCTAACTATCACCTGTGGGGGAAAAATTCAGGGCCCTTATCCTGACACACAAAGCCCCCTGCCATTGGCCCCTGACCCTCCTCTGGCTTTATTGCCCACAGGTCCCTCCTGTGTGCTCACCTATGTGCTCCAGCAtcacctcttccctcttcttttccccAGCCCAttcctcctggaggcctccctTGACTCCTTCAGGCAAGTGCCCCACTCTAAGCAGTCAATGTGCCCCAAGCATATTTCTTACAGAGCACTTGCCAATAGACTTAACCAAAGTTGACTCTTTCTTTCCTgagcataaatatatttaataagagaAACAGGAATGACAGCTTGTTTTACAGGgaatctactttaaaaattaaagctgtCACAGCCATTGATCTTCTACACACTCCACAGAGCAGATGTTTGTTGATAAGACATTAGGTATTGCAATGAATCTGTTTGTTGTCACACCCTTGTTTTAAAACCATTCATGCCTCCCAACTACCaaggataaaatccaaactccttagtGTAGCACTCAAGGCCATTCATAACCTGGCTTAAATCAGGCGGTACACATGTCTATTATAACATGTCACCCTGAATCATGTAGCTCAATTAGCAGATTATGTATTTGTCTCCCCAGCAAGTCTGGGAGCTCCTGGACCACAGGAAGCAGGT from the Desmodus rotundus isolate HL8 chromosome 5, HLdesRot8A.1, whole genome shotgun sequence genome contains:
- the LMAN2L gene encoding VIP36-like protein isoform X3; translation: MAATLGPSGWWWRWRRRRHLSARDGSRMFLLLLLLGSGQGPRKVGAGQTFEYLKREHSLSKPYQGVGTGSSSLWNLMGNAMVMTQYIRLTPDMQSKQGALWNRVPCFLRDWELQVHFRIHGQGKKNLHGDGLAIWYTKDRMQPGPVFGNMDKFVGLGVFVDTYPNEEKQQEAQKRRYSPGVQRVFPYISAMVNNGSLSYDHERDGRPTELGGCTAIVRNLHYDTFLVIRYVKRHLTIMMDIDGKHEWRDCIEVPGVRLPRGYYFGTSSITGDLSDNHDIISLKLFELTVERSPEEEKLHRDVFLPSVDNMKLPESFDTKSNVCCVI
- the LMAN2L gene encoding VIP36-like protein isoform X4; amino-acid sequence: MAATLGPSGWWWRWRRRRHLSARDGSRMFLLLLLLGSGQGPRKVGAGQTFEYLKREHSLSKPYQGVGTGSSSLWNLMGNAMVMTQYIRLTPDMQSKQGALWNRVPCFLRDWELQVHFRIHGQGKKNLHGDGLAIWYTKDRMQPGPVFGNMDKFVGLGVFVDTYPNEEKQQEIMMDIDGKHEWRDCIEVPGVRLPRGYYFGTSSITGDLSDNHDIISLKLFELTVERSPEEEKLHRDVFLPSVDNMKLPEMTAPLPPLSGLALFLIVFFSLVFSVFAIVIGIILYNKWQEQSRKRFY